The following are encoded in a window of Amaranthus tricolor cultivar Red isolate AtriRed21 chromosome 2, ASM2621246v1, whole genome shotgun sequence genomic DNA:
- the LOC130805751 gene encoding uncharacterized protein LOC130805751 — protein sequence MAYKNLMLLYTTNPALWCKFFLTTHIGVALTWYNSLPGRNIHTFAQLESKFLGHFVAYKRQEKSNFHLLSITQLEGESISSYLRKFHEAVLKTYAEAMKQCQSYVTASKICQAHEPKRQKSEKKDPIFSHHSSRNKEEHSSRRDRNYMLRHPEPPSDMGPPRSKHVYVTEGEARTRKLLDGSNDPMFNCNRKDIFFAILDELPTPPPTATPSDCRNYNLWLLPQRTWPCLGPIRELKRILHQLADEGKLSKFINRKDYDMRGDAERRPWNQNRDEGRRESSNTQGTINMIFGGYTEEHPTICAAKDSVHTLFKGPPKTTSSGPIMRFDATTSQPLQQPHTNPLVVTIKIGQMMVRRVLVDTGSTTDLITMECLRQLKFEENHLHPLDKPLIGFGGNQVISLGTIVLPVRVGEKDRSKTMPIRFTVVDLTFPYNAIMGLPLINKIKAAIFPHQLLL from the exons atggcatacaaaaatttgatgtTGTTGTACACCACCAACCCAGCATTGTGGTGCAAATTCTTCCTAACTACTCACATAGGAGTAGCCTTGACGTGGTACAACTCTCTTCCAGGGAGAAATATCCACACTTTTGCCCAATTAGAGAGCAAATTCCTGGGTCACTTTGTGGCATATaaaaggcaggagaaatcaaacttccatttgCTCAGCATAACGCAACTGGAAGGGGAATCCATATCATCGTATCTGAGGAAATTCCATGAGGCAGTGCTGAAG acatacgcAGAGGCCATGAAACAGTGTCAAAGCTACGTCACGGCCTCTAAGATATGCCAGGCACATGAACCCAAAAGGCAAAAGTCAGAGAAGAAGGATCCAATATTCTCCCATCACTCTTCAAGGAACAAAGAGGAACATTCATCAAGAAGAGACAGAAACTACATGTTGCGTCATCCGGAACCCCCATCAGACATGGGACCTCCACGATCCAAACATGTATATGTCACGGAAGGGGAAGCCAGGACACGAAAATTGCTCGACGGAAGTAACGACCCGATGTTCAACTGCAACAGAAAAGACATATTTTTTGCCATCCTGGACgagttgccaactccacctcctactGCCACCCCCTCTGATTGTCGCAACTACAATTTGTGGT tgttaccACAAAGAACATGGCCATGCCTTGGCCCAATTCGCGAACTCAAGCGTATCCTACATCAGCTAGCCGACGAGGGGAAGCTGTCAAAGTTCATCAATCGAAAAGACTATGACATGAGAGGCGACGCGGAAAGAAGGCCTTGGAACCAGAATAGAGACGAGGGTAGGCGCGAAAGCTCCAACACACAAGGAACCATCAATATGATTTTTGGCGGCTACACCGAGGAACATCCTACAATCTGCGCCGCGAAAGACAGTGTCCATACTCTGTTCAAAGGACCTCCAAAAACCACCTCAAGTGGGCCGATCATGAGATTTGATGCCACTACTTCCCAACCGTTGCAACAACCACACACTAATCCTTTAGTGGTTACCATCAAGATTGGGCAAATGATGGTGAGGCGAGTATTGGTGGATACCGGAAGCACGACTGATCTTATAACAATGGAATGCCTCAGGCAATTGAAGTTTGAAGAAAATCACTTACATCCCCTCGATAAACCCTTGATTGGGTTCGGAGGAAATCAAGTCATATCTCTGGGAACAATCGTACTCCCTGTACGTGTGGGGGAGAAAGACAGGAGCAAAACAATGCCTATACGATTCACGGTGGTGGACCTGACATTCCCTTATAATGCCATCATGGGACTCCCActcatcaacaaaatcaaagccgcaatcttccctcatcaactTTTATTGTAA